The Thalassotalea sp. 273M-4 genome includes a region encoding these proteins:
- a CDS encoding DUF4136 domain-containing protein: MFKKLSLICFVGFFIGACQSTYDPKLNFDVNEKVDTTNYQTFTWLNESKAIATPKRMSPILKLEIADSIEKKLLSQGFKLVSNQEEADFTVSFSVGSRDKIKVNSYPSSYHSFTWGRRYYGGYYGAGFSAPWPNETEVRQYTEGMLAIDIYDVKTKQPAWHGWATKKLKKSDAKDRSATLELVVSEILNQFKR; the protein is encoded by the coding sequence ATGTTTAAAAAGCTCAGTTTAATATGTTTTGTAGGATTTTTTATAGGTGCTTGTCAATCCACTTATGACCCAAAACTCAATTTTGACGTAAATGAAAAAGTAGATACAACTAATTACCAAACATTTACATGGTTAAATGAATCGAAAGCGATAGCCACACCTAAGAGAATGAGCCCTATACTAAAACTTGAGATAGCAGATTCAATTGAAAAGAAATTATTATCGCAAGGATTTAAGCTTGTCTCAAACCAGGAAGAAGCTGATTTTACCGTATCATTTTCTGTCGGCAGCAGAGATAAAATTAAAGTTAATTCTTATCCCTCTAGCTATCACTCATTCACGTGGGGAAGACGCTACTACGGAGGCTATTATGGCGCAGGTTTTTCTGCTCCTTGGCCAAACGAAACTGAAGTAAGACAGTATACAGAAGGCATGTTAGCGATTGACATTTATGATGTAAAAACGAAGCAACCAGCTTGGCATGGCTGGGCAACTAAAAAGCTTAAAAAATCAGACGCTAAAGATCGTTCTGCCACCTTAGAGCTAGTTGTTTCAGAGATATTGAATCAGTTTAAACGATAA